In the Balaenoptera acutorostrata chromosome 7, mBalAcu1.1, whole genome shotgun sequence genome, one interval contains:
- the LOC130708554 gene encoding zinc finger protein LOC728743 homolog, protein MTELASSGDRSPAGDGEEGLGDDRGLVIHHPAEEQPHRCPLCGQTFSQQPSLVRHQKAHAGVGRAAAFVCPECGKAFSVKHNLEVHQRTHTGERPFPCPECGRCFSLKQNLLTHQRIHSGEKPHQCAQCGRCFREPRFLLNHQRTHARMPAPHPHRPGVFGERRPYFCARCGKSFAREGSLKTHQRSHGHGPEGQAAHLGRVL, encoded by the coding sequence ATGACCGAACTGGCGTCCTCCGGGGACAGGTCCCCTGCGGGGGACGGGGAGGAGGGCCTGGGGGACGACCGAGGCCTGGTCATCCACCACCCTGCAGAGGAGCAGCCGCACCGCTGCCCACTGTGCGGCCAGACCTTCTCGCAGCAGCCCAGCCTGGTGCGGCACCAGAAGGCGCATGCCGGAGTGGGCCGCGCGGCCGCCTTCGTGTGCCCCGAGTGCGGCAAGGCCTTCAGCGTCAAGCACAACCTCGAGGTGCATCAGCGCACCCACACGGGCGAGCGGCCCTTCCCCTGCCCCGAGTGCGGGCGCTGCTTCAGCCTCAAGCAGAACCTGCTAACGCACCAGCGTATCCACAGCGGCGAGAAGCCGCACCAATGCGCGCAGTGCGGCCGCTGCTTCCGGGAGCCGCGCTTCCTGCTCAACCACCAGCGCACCCACGCGCGCATGCCCGCGCCGCACCCGCACCGCCCCGGCGTCTTCGGGGAGCGGAGGCCCTACTTCTGCGCCCGCTGCGGCAAGAGCTTCGCGCGCGAAGGCTCGCTCAAGACCCACCAGCGCAGCCACGGCCACGGGCCCGAGGGCCAGGCGGCCCATTTAGGCCGCGTGCTCTGA